The sequence below is a genomic window from Selenomonas ruminantium subsp. lactilytica TAM6421.
TCGGGAAACCCATCGTATTATCTATGAGGCCATGGTGCGCCTGCAGAACAATGACGAAGCGGTGGACCTGGTTACCCTGACCGAGGAATTGCGTAAGACCGACATGCTGGACAAGGTGGGCGGCCTGGGCTTCATCACCCAGCTGGCCAATATCGTAGGCACAGCGGCCAATGTCAGCTACCATGCCAAGATCGTCAAGGAAAAGGCAGAACTGCGGAATCTCATCAATGTGGCCACGGAAATCGCCGGCAAGGCCTATGAGGACAGTGATGAGGTAGAGAATATCATGGATGAGGCGGAGAAGAAGATTCTCGCCGTGGCCAGCCGTCAGGGTGGCGGTGCGTTTGAGTCCATGAAGAATATCGTCATGCGCACCTTTGAGCGCATCAATGTGCTCTATGAGTCGAAAGGCGGTCTTACTGGTCTGAGTTCCGGTTTCAAGGATCTGGACCGGCTCACGGCAGGTCTGCAGAAGTCTGACCTTATTCTGGTGGCAGCGCGCCCTTCCATGGGTAAGACGGCCTTTACGCTGAATATCGCCAGTTATGTGGGGCTTCATGGCAGCAGCGTGGCCTTTTTCTCGTTGGAAATGAGCAAGGAGCAGCTGATGCAGCGTATGCTCTGCTCAGAGGGCGGCATTGATGCCTCCAAGCTGCGTACGGGGCAGTTGGATGAGGTGGAATGGAACAAGCTGGTGGCCGTGGCGGATAAGATGAGCCGGGCGCCTATCTATATTGATGATACGGCAGGCATCACCGTTATGGAGCTGCGTTCCAAGGCACGCCGTTTGAAGGCAGAGCATGGCCTTGACCTCATCATCATCGACTATCTGCAGCTCATGCAGGGGCGGGCCAGCAAGAACAGCGACAACCGTCAACAGGAAATCTCGGAGATTTCCCGTTCCTTGAAGGCATTGGCACGTGAACTGGATGTGCCGGTCATCGCCCTGTCCCAGCTCTCCCGTTCCGTGGAAAGCCGCCAGATCAAAAAGCCGATGCTCTCCGACCTGCGCGAATCCGGTTCCTTGGAGCAGGATGCGGATATCGTTATGTTCCTCTATCGCGAGGATTACTACGATAAAGATACGGAGAACAAGAACATCACCGAAATCATCGTGGCCAAGCACCGTAACGGCCCGGTGGACAGCATCCAGCTCTTCTTCCAGAAAGAGTTCACGAAATTCCGCGATTTGCTGGTGCAATAAGTCAGTTCGTTCGTGGCTGGCGGGGCGGCTGGGGTGGTGTTCACGCTGCGCTAAGACTGCAGGCTAAAAATAATTTTTGCCTTTTATAAAACTCACAGCATCTAAACTCACTGCGTTCAGACAAAGATGCTGTGAGTTTTCTTATATGTGGGCAAAAATTATTTTCTTAACGCCGGCAGTCAAACGCTCCGCTTAGAACACCACCCCAGCCGCCCCGCCAGAAGCATCGTGCCAGTGATATTGTTGATGGACGTAGTACCAATTGGCGAAGCAGTAACTTTGACTGATTTTGACGGATTTTTGCAAGTTTCATCTTGACAAAGTAAGAGAAAGCTTGTAGACTGTAA
It includes:
- the dnaB gene encoding replicative DNA helicase; amino-acid sequence: MALPERVPPQNIEAEQAVLGAMLIKKEAIIEVQEILQPDDFYRETHRIIYEAMVRLQNNDEAVDLVTLTEELRKTDMLDKVGGLGFITQLANIVGTAANVSYHAKIVKEKAELRNLINVATEIAGKAYEDSDEVENIMDEAEKKILAVASRQGGGAFESMKNIVMRTFERINVLYESKGGLTGLSSGFKDLDRLTAGLQKSDLILVAARPSMGKTAFTLNIASYVGLHGSSVAFFSLEMSKEQLMQRMLCSEGGIDASKLRTGQLDEVEWNKLVAVADKMSRAPIYIDDTAGITVMELRSKARRLKAEHGLDLIIIDYLQLMQGRASKNSDNRQQEISEISRSLKALARELDVPVIALSQLSRSVESRQIKKPMLSDLRESGSLEQDADIVMFLYREDYYDKDTENKNITEIIVAKHRNGPVDSIQLFFQKEFTKFRDLLVQ